In Mariluticola halotolerans, one DNA window encodes the following:
- a CDS encoding FadR/GntR family transcriptional regulator, with translation MKQESPTAQKIHKGSPSAVDDLVIHIRAMIETNRLGVGDTLPSERELCEQFSTSRNTVREAMRILKAYGVVEVRPKVGATIIDNRMARALDLFSFNTIEISRKTFSDIQGFRCMIEVDSAERIFNNLQPDDLADLHEINNTMADAPSKSAASDADYAFHTRLIQILDNEAILEIYRIMKPVIIGIMEKGKSRQDFKTFTFQQHLHVIEALKARDRITYQYALQFHLNLGFNTFVPDET, from the coding sequence ATGAAGCAAGAGAGCCCGACAGCCCAAAAGATACACAAGGGTAGTCCCTCCGCTGTCGATGACCTCGTTATCCATATTCGCGCAATGATCGAGACAAACCGTCTGGGCGTTGGCGACACCCTTCCCTCGGAACGCGAATTGTGCGAACAGTTTTCGACCAGCCGCAATACCGTGCGCGAGGCCATGCGGATACTCAAGGCCTATGGTGTTGTGGAGGTCCGCCCCAAGGTGGGTGCTACCATTATTGATAACCGGATGGCGCGGGCGCTGGATCTGTTTTCGTTCAATACGATTGAAATTTCACGCAAGACCTTTTCCGATATCCAGGGCTTTCGCTGCATGATCGAGGTGGATTCAGCCGAGCGGATTTTTAACAATCTCCAGCCTGACGACCTCGCTGATCTGCATGAGATCAACAACACCATGGCGGATGCGCCTTCCAAGAGCGCCGCTTCGGACGCGGACTATGCTTTTCATACGCGCCTCATTCAAATTCTCGACAATGAGGCCATTCTTGAAATCTACCGCATCATGAAGCCGGTCATTATCGGGATTATGGAGAAGGGAAAGTCCCGGCAGGACTTCAAGACCTTCACCTTCCAGCAGCACCTGCACGTGATTGAAGCGCTCAAGGCGCGGGACCGGATTACCTATCAATACGCGCTGCAATTTCACCTAAATCTAGGCTTTAACACGTTTGTGCCGGATGAGAC